In Agrobacterium tumefaciens, a single genomic region encodes these proteins:
- the aat gene encoding leucyl/phenylalanyl-tRNA--protein transferase: protein MAGRRSRNNGITVDILLRAYSAGLFPMADSADDPELFWVEPEIRGIIPLDDFHVSKSLAKAMRKKPFEIRFNTAFEAVMAGCAAEAPDRPSTWINATIRRLYTELHQIGHAHSVEAWEGDELVGGLYGVSLGAAFFGESMFSRRTNASKICLVHLVERLRASGFVLLDTQFTTEHLKTFGAIDVPKLDYARMLDLAVNRPSLQF from the coding sequence ATGGCTGGGCGGCGCAGCAGAAATAACGGCATAACGGTCGATATTCTGCTGCGCGCCTATTCCGCCGGCCTGTTTCCCATGGCCGATTCGGCTGACGATCCCGAACTTTTCTGGGTCGAGCCGGAAATACGCGGTATTATTCCGCTCGATGATTTCCATGTTTCCAAAAGCCTCGCCAAGGCGATGCGCAAGAAGCCGTTCGAGATACGCTTCAACACCGCTTTCGAAGCTGTCATGGCGGGCTGTGCGGCGGAAGCGCCGGACCGGCCCAGCACCTGGATCAATGCCACCATCCGCCGGCTTTATACCGAACTGCACCAGATCGGTCATGCCCACAGTGTCGAGGCATGGGAGGGTGATGAGCTTGTCGGCGGGCTCTACGGTGTCTCGCTGGGGGCAGCCTTCTTCGGCGAAAGCATGTTTTCTCGCCGCACCAATGCATCGAAGATTTGCCTCGTGCATCTGGTCGAACGGTTGAGGGCGAGCGGTTTCGTGCTGCTCGACACGCAATTCACCACAGAGCATCTGAAGACATTCGGCGCGATAGATGTGCCGAAGCTGGACTATGCCAGAATGCTCGATCTCGCCGTCAACCGGCCGAGCCTGCAATTCTAA
- a CDS encoding NADH:ubiquinone oxidoreductase subunit NDUFA12, producing the protein MKTLLTQIFTWWNGQTIGTRFHTWRFGKKVGQDELGNTYYEGGTTSWGMPRRWVIYNGYAEASAIPPGWHGWMHYRTDVPPSQESYAAREWQKPHQPNHTGTSKAYRPQGSLAVAGERPRVTGDYDAWTPGN; encoded by the coding sequence ATGAAGACTCTCCTGACGCAAATCTTCACCTGGTGGAATGGCCAGACGATCGGAACGCGGTTTCACACCTGGCGTTTCGGCAAGAAGGTAGGACAGGACGAGTTGGGCAACACCTATTATGAAGGCGGCACCACCTCCTGGGGCATGCCGCGTCGCTGGGTGATCTACAACGGTTACGCGGAAGCGTCGGCCATTCCGCCGGGCTGGCATGGCTGGATGCATTACCGCACCGACGTACCGCCGAGCCAGGAAAGCTACGCGGCTCGCGAATGGCAGAAGCCTCACCAGCCCAACCACACGGGCACGTCCAAGGCCTATCGCCCGCAGGGATCGCTGGCAGTGGCTGGCGAGCGCCCGCGCGTGACCGGCGACTACGACGCCTGGACCCCCGGCAACTAA
- a CDS encoding DUF2155 domain-containing protein: MRKITRDRSLRALTVSLFAAVSAVLIVSPVSAARLENRVAVFSGIDKITGRITSFDVYIDETVQFGALQVTPKVCYSRDQTETQKIDAFVEVDEITLDRKIKRIFTGWMFADSPGLNAVEHPIYDVWLTGCKQDSDVPAPSTASK, translated from the coding sequence ATGAGGAAAATCACGCGGGATCGTTCTTTGCGTGCGCTGACAGTCTCGCTGTTTGCAGCGGTCTCTGCTGTCCTCATCGTGTCACCCGTCTCCGCCGCCCGTCTGGAAAACCGCGTCGCGGTGTTTTCCGGCATCGACAAGATCACCGGCCGCATCACCTCCTTCGACGTTTATATCGACGAGACGGTGCAGTTTGGCGCACTTCAGGTGACGCCCAAGGTCTGTTATTCCCGCGACCAGACGGAAACCCAGAAGATCGACGCCTTTGTCGAGGTCGATGAAATAACACTCGACCGCAAGATCAAGCGGATTTTCACCGGCTGGATGTTTGCCGATAGCCCCGGCCTCAACGCCGTGGAACACCCGATCTATGACGTGTGGCTGACGGGTTGCAAGCAGGACTCCGACGTTCCGGCTCCCTCTACGGCAAGTAAATAA